A single window of Agromyces aureus DNA harbors:
- a CDS encoding Na+/H+ antiporter subunit D, which translates to MTAALVPLVVLLPLLGAASALILGRHRRAQMLVSTAVLAAVVVIASVLLAVVDAGEPIAVNVGAWPAPFGIVLVVDRLSAIMLLVSAIVLLVVLVYAVGQGVADRHRETPVSIFHPSYLILSAGVFNAFIAGDLFNLYVGFEILLSASYVLLTLGGTGERIRAGVTYIIVSLVSSLFFLSAIALIYGATGTANIAQLSVRIAELPDNVQLILHLLLLIAFGIKAAVFPLSFWLPDSYPTAPAPVTAVFAGLLTKVGVYAIIRTETVIFSEQDLSLLLMVIGGLTMVIGILGALTQADIKRLLSFTLVSHIGYMIFGIALGTQLGMAATIYYVVHHITVQTTLFLTTGLIERIGGATSINRLAGLLKASPFLAILFFIPALNLGGIPPFSGFLGKTGLFLAGGEQAAADPGTAWLVWVVIAAGAITSLITLYALTRFWNMAFWRGRDELDGYESVLLGSVQEAPEGATVTATKTTPRLMVAATTVLVVVTVLLTVFAGPIFGLADRAAENLIDPSVYVSIVFPGGVQ; encoded by the coding sequence CAGATGCTGGTCAGCACGGCCGTCCTCGCCGCCGTCGTGGTCATCGCCTCGGTGCTGCTCGCCGTGGTCGACGCGGGCGAGCCGATCGCGGTGAACGTCGGAGCCTGGCCGGCGCCCTTCGGCATCGTGCTCGTCGTCGACCGGCTCTCGGCGATCATGCTGCTCGTGTCGGCGATCGTGCTGCTCGTGGTGCTCGTGTACGCGGTCGGGCAGGGCGTGGCCGACCGCCACCGCGAGACCCCGGTCTCGATCTTCCACCCGAGCTACCTGATCCTCTCGGCGGGCGTGTTCAACGCGTTCATCGCGGGCGACCTGTTCAACCTCTACGTGGGGTTCGAGATCCTGCTCTCGGCGAGCTACGTGCTGCTCACGCTCGGCGGCACGGGCGAGCGCATCCGCGCGGGTGTCACGTACATCATCGTGAGCCTCGTGTCGTCGCTCTTCTTCCTCAGTGCGATCGCGCTCATCTACGGCGCCACGGGCACGGCCAACATCGCGCAGCTCTCGGTGCGCATCGCGGAGCTGCCCGACAACGTGCAGCTCATCCTGCACCTGCTGCTGCTCATCGCCTTCGGCATCAAGGCGGCCGTGTTCCCGCTGTCGTTCTGGCTGCCCGACTCGTACCCGACCGCGCCCGCGCCGGTCACGGCGGTGTTCGCGGGCCTGCTCACGAAGGTCGGCGTCTACGCGATCATCCGCACCGAGACCGTGATCTTCTCGGAGCAGGACCTCTCGTTGCTGCTCATGGTCATCGGCGGGCTCACGATGGTCATCGGCATCCTGGGTGCGCTCACGCAGGCCGACATCAAGCGACTGCTCTCGTTCACGCTCGTGAGCCACATCGGCTACATGATCTTCGGCATCGCGCTCGGCACCCAGCTCGGCATGGCCGCCACGATCTACTACGTGGTGCACCACATCACGGTGCAGACGACGCTGTTCCTCACGACCGGACTCATCGAACGCATCGGCGGGGCGACCTCGATCAACCGGCTCGCGGGCCTGCTGAAGGCCTCGCCGTTCCTCGCGATCCTGTTCTTCATCCCGGCGCTGAACCTCGGCGGCATCCCGCCGTTCTCGGGATTCCTCGGCAAGACCGGCCTGTTCCTCGCGGGCGGCGAGCAGGCCGCGGCCGACCCCGGCACGGCCTGGCTCGTGTGGGTCGTGATCGCCGCCGGCGCGATCACCTCGCTCATCACGCTGTACGCCCTGACGCGGTTCTGGAACATGGCGTTCTGGCGCGGACGCGACGAGCTCGACGGCTACGAGTCGGTGCTGCTCGGATCGGTGCAAGAGGCCCCCGAGGGCGCCACGGTCACCGCGACGAAGACCACGCCGCGACTCATGGTGGCCGCGACGACCGTGCTCGTGGTCGTCACGGTGCTGCTGACGGTGTTCGCAGGCCCCATCTTCGGGCTGGCCGACCGCGCGGCCGAGAATCTCATCGACCCGTCGGTCTACGTCTCGATCGTGTTCCCGGGAGGTGTGCAATGA